A single region of the Kryptolebias marmoratus isolate JLee-2015 linkage group LG10, ASM164957v2, whole genome shotgun sequence genome encodes:
- the chp1 gene encoding calcineurin B homologous protein 1, whose amino-acid sequence MGSRASTLLREEEIEEIKKETGFSHSQITRLYSRFTSLDKGENGTLSREDFQRIPELAINPLGDRIINAFFPEGEDQVNFRGFMRTLAHFRPVEDNEKNKNPPTTEPLNSRTNKLLFAFRLYDLDRDDKISRDELLQVLRMMVGVNISDEQLGSIADRTIQEADQNGDNCISFQEFMKVLEKVDVEQKMSIRFLH is encoded by the exons ATGGGATCGAGAGCATCCACGTTACTTCGAGAAGAAGAAATCGAGGAAATCAAGAAGGAAACTGGCT tttcTCACAGCCAGATCACGCGACTGTACAGCCGCTTCACCAGCCTGGATAAAGGAGAAAACGGCACCCTCAG TCGAGAAGATTTCCAGAGAATCCCTGAGTTGGCCATCAACCCTCTGGGAGACCGAATCATCAACGCCTTCTTTCCTGAGGG GGAGGACCAGGTGAATTTCAGAGGCTTTATGCGCACCTTGGCTCACTTCAGGCCTGTTGAGGACAACGAGAAGAACAAGAACCCCCCTACCACCGAGCCACTGAACAGCAGGACGAACAAGCTGCTCT ttGCTTTCCGTCTTTATGACCTGGACAGAGACGACAAAATCTCTCGGGatgagctgctgcag gtcTTACGGATGATGGTTGGCGTAAACATTTCAGATGAGCAGCTTGGGAGCATCGCCGACAGGACCATCCAGGAGGCCGACCAAAACGGAGATAACTGCATTTCCTTTCAAGAATTTATGAAG gTCTTGGAAAAGGTGGACGTGGAACAGAAAATGAGCATCCGGTTTCTTCACTAA